The Raphanus sativus cultivar WK10039 chromosome 2, ASM80110v3, whole genome shotgun sequence genome includes a region encoding these proteins:
- the LOC130508263 gene encoding BEL1-like homeodomain protein 2, with the protein MSQDYHHHQQHQGEIFNFSNGFDQSDSPNLKQEHQRIQEMDEESSVPRSGIPVYEPAGMLSEMFNFHRSSGGGGGVDLDHSQSFRLNRQLLEQQHQNIPAINATESAAAMRLFLMNPPPPQQPPSTRSHHGSSTLHMLLPNPSHHQGYTNTMSMHQLPHQQLTWQPSSDHHNRQTEIGTVHVENSGGQGLSLSLSSSLEAAAKAEEYRKIYHGSNLSSHHQFNEFKTLLADSSQHHHHQVSNQFLSSPAAASSSSSVGAVTILRNSRYTKAAQELLEEFCSVGRGFSKKNKLKNNSNPNTSAGDGSSSGGGGGSPSSAGASKEHPPLSASDRIEHQRRKVKLLTMLEEVDRRYNHYCEQMQMVVNSFDIVMGHGAAIPYTALAQKAMSRHFRCLKDAVAAQLRHSCELLGDKDAAGISSLGLTKGETPRLRLLEQSLRQQRAFHQMGMMEQEAWRPQRGLPERSVNILRAWLFEHFLHPYPSDADKHLLARQTGLSRNQVSNWFINARVRLWKPMVEEMYQQESKEREEGLEENEQEDQETKNNDKSTKPNNNESNFTAVRTTTQTPTTAATPPDAGHRLRSAADINAYENDPSSSSYSNAAAVVSNYGGSAAFSAVATCQQGVSGFDDADMDGDNVIRFGTNPTGDVSLTLGLRHAGNMPDENASFCVRDFGGF; encoded by the exons ATGTCCCAagattatcatcatcatcaacaacaccAAGGAGAAATCTTCAACTTCTCTAATGGATTCGACCAATCAGATTCTCCTAATTTAAAGCAAGAACATCAAAGGATACAAGAGATGGACGAGGAATCCTCAGTCCCTAGAAGTGGGATTCCTGTCTACGAACCTGCCGGAATGTTATCAGAGATGTTTAATTTCCACAGAAGCagcggtggtggtggaggagtaGATCTTGACCACTCCCAATCTTTCCGGTTAAATAGACAGTTACTTGAGCAGCAACATCAGAATATTCCGGCCATAAATGCTACGGAGTCAGCCGCCGCCATGCGGCTATTCTTAATGAATCCACCGCCACCGCAACAACCACCATCCACAAGGAGCCACCACGGTTCTTCAACTCTTCACATGTTACTACCAAATCCATCTCATCATCAAGGCTACACTAATACTATGTCTATGCATCAGCTTCCTCACCAACAGCTGACGTGGCAGCCTTCCTCCGATCATCACAACAGACAAACCGAGATCGGGACCGTCCACGTGGAAAACAGCGGTGGGCAAGGCTTGTCCTTATCTCTCTCGTCGTCTTTAGAGGCAGCAGCAAAAGCCGAAGAGTATAGAAAAATTTACCATGGAAGCAACTTATCATCTCATCATCAATTCAATGAATTCAAGACTCTTCTTGCTGACTCCtctcaacatcatcatcatcaagtaTCAAACCAATTCTTATCATCTCCGGCGGctgcttcttcatcttcttccgtAGGAGCAGTCACTATCTTGAGAAATTCAAGGTACACAAAGGCAGCTCAAGAGTTGTTGGAGGAGTTTTGTAGCGTTGGAAGAGGATTTtctaagaaaaacaaacttaagAACAATTCAAACCCTAATACTAGTGCTGGCGACGGTAGCAGtagtggtggaggtggaggttCACCATCGTCGGCCGGAGCAAGTAAGGAACATCCTCCTCTATCGGCCTCTGATCGGATTGAGCATCAAAGAAGGAAAGTAAAGCTACTCACCATGCTTGAAGAG GTGGACAGACGGTACAACCATTACTGCGAGCAAATGCAGATGGTTGTGAACTCTTTTGACATTGTAATGGGCCACGGCGCGGCGATACCATACACTGCATTGGCTCAAAAGGCTATGTCGAGGCATTTTAGATGCCTTAAGGATGCCGTGGCAGCTCAGCTTAGACATAGCTGTGAACTTCTTGGGGACAAAGATGCAGCCGGAATATCTTCTCTTGGATTAACTAAAGGGGAAACGCCGCGGTTGCGTTTGCTAGAACAGAGTTTGCGTCAGCAACGTGCGTTTCATCAAATGGGGATGATGGAACAAGAAGCTTGGCGGCCACAACGCGGTTTGCCTGAACGCTCCGTTAATATCCTTAGAGCTTGGCTCTTCGAGCATTTCCTCCACCC GTATCCAAGCGATGCAGATAAGCACCTCTTGGCTCGACAGACTGGTTTATCCAGAAATCAG GTATCAAACTGGTTCATAAATGCTAGGGTTCGATTATGGAAACCAATGGTGGAAGAGATGTATCAACAAgaatcaaaagaaagagaagaaggatTAGAAGAAAACGAACAAGAAgatcaagaaacaaaaaacaacgACAAGAGCACAAAACCCAACAACAATGAAAGCAACTTCACTGCCGTTCGGACCACAACACAAACTCCAACGACAGCTGCAACCCCACCAGACGCAGGCCACCGTCTAAGATCAGCTGCCGATATCAATGCTTACGAAAACGACCCTTCATCCTCCTCCTACTCCAACGCCGCCGCAGTAGTCTCTAACTACGGTGGTTCAGCCGCTTTTTCTGCGGTTGCAACGTGCCAGCAAGGTGTTAGTGGATTTGATGATGCTGACATGGATGGTGATAATGTTATACGGTTTGGTACAAACCCTACTGGTGACGTATCACTCACGCTTGGTCTACGCCATGCTGGCAATATGCCTGATGAGAACGCCTCTTTCTGCGTTAGAGATTTTGGTGGGTTTTAG
- the LOC130508264 gene encoding cytoplasmic tRNA 2-thiolation protein 2-like → MACNSSGCESGSCGREKENGSKAEEEVIGAKKESVCLKCKSNEPMTFGDGGSDDGRFCADCFRSNVYGKFRLAVTSHAMITPSDNVLVAFSGGSSSRVALQFVHELQVKALKNYEASRDRSLPVFGVGVAFVDESAAYPPALSSEMGDAVAWVRSTVLSMYPPEKDLHVVPIESVFGSESVEARGRLVKLLDSVSDETGKEDLLLHLKMLSLQKVASENGYNRLVVGSCTSRLASHVLTATVKGRGYSLSADIQHVDARWKVPVVLPLRDCVWQEITRLCHLDGLKTVELARHPQSGINDLVSSFVSLLQEENPSRECTIVRTAAKLTPFYFNKIPETDDSCVPMATQRRLKKFNLKYDGSMTTEAFCPICNGPLNESDSSDLNTFKGYDSDALFAACCSSCRFQILPQDRSSLEHFGSLLPHHMISQVKHHQKFDSQTYLREKIKDCLLLDDEEAV, encoded by the exons ATGGCTTGTAATTCATCTGGCTGTGAGTCCGGTTCCTGTGGCCGTGAGAAGGAAAATGGAAGCAAGGCAGAGGAGGAAGTTATTGGTGCTAAGAAGGAGAGTGTATGCCTCAAGTGTAAATCCAATGAGCCGATGACGTTCGGCGATGGTGGCTCAGACGACGGAAGATTCTGCGCGGATTGTTTCAGGAGCAACGTCTATGGGAAGTTCCGTCTCGCTGTTACTTCACACGCCATGATCACTCCTTCAGATAACGTTCTTGTTGCTTTCTCTGGTGGCTCATCTTCCAG GGTTGCTCTTCAGTTTGTGCACGAGCTGCAAGTCAAGGCTTTGAAGAATTACGAGGCGAGTCGTGATAGGTCTTTGCCTGTGTTTGGTGTTGGCGTTGCGTTTGTGGATGAGAGTGCTGCTTATCCTCCGGCTCTTTCCAGTGAGATGGGGGATGCGGTTGCGTGGGTGAGGTCAACTGTTTTGAGTATGTATCCACCTGAGAAGGATCTCCATGTTGTTCCTATCGAAAGCGTGTTTGGTTCAGAGTCTGTTGAAGCACGGGGCAGGCTTGTGAAGCTGTTGGATTCTGTTAGTGATGAGACTGGAAAAGAAGACCTTTTGCTGCATCTCAAGATGTTGTCTTTGCAAAAG GTTGCTTCTGAGAATGGGTACAACAGGTTAGTGGTAGGATCATGCACGTCGAGACTCGCTTCCCATGTTCTTACGGCCACTGTCAAG GGACGAGGTTACTCACTATCAGCAGATATTCAGCATGTTGATGCGAGGTGGAAGGTTCCCGTTGTCCTGCCACTTCGAGATTGTGTTTGGCAGGAAATAACTAGACTCTGCCATTTGGATGG TCTAAAGACTGTGGAGTTGGCTCGTCATCCTCAATCCGGGATCAATGACTTGGTGTCTTCATTCGTTTCTCTGTTGCAG GAAGAGAATCCATCACGGGAGTGCACAATTGTACGGACAGCTGCAAAGCTCACTCCGTTTTACTTCAATAAAATTCCTGAAACGGACGACTCTTGTGTTCCTATGGCCACGCAGAGGCGTCTGAAGAAATTCAATCTCAAATATGACGGTTCCATGACTACAGAAGCATTCTGTCCCATCTGCAACGGCCCACTAAATGAATCTGACTCATCAGATTTGAATACTTTTAAAGGATATGATTCTGATGCCCTTTTTGCTGCTTGCTGTTCGAGTTGCCGGTTCCAAATACTTCCTCAAGATCGTTCATCTCTTGAGCATTTCGGCTCCTTACTACCACATCACATGATCTCCCAAGTAAAGCATCATCAAAAGTTTGACAGTCAAACATATCTCAG GGAGAAGATAAAAGATTGTTTGCTCTTGGACGATGAAGAGGCTGTCTGA